TCCCTATTTGTATGCCTTAACATGTGCGCCTGCAAAAGCTCCATCCAATGCGGTTTCATCCATTTTAGAGTAAATGTCACCTAGGTTTTTGGATTCTGCAATATCTTTAATTACATCCTTAGTGTAGATGTTTACAGGGGTGATCTCAATCTCTTTAAATCCAACCTTTTTCAGGATTCTTTTGTAATCCTCTACGGTTAATGCACCGGAAATACAGCCCACCCACATCTGAATACTCTCTCTTATTTCATCTGATACCTCTTTTAATTGAACGATATCCGCTATAGCAAGCCTTCCGCCCTTTTTCAATACCCGGTAAGCCTCTCCCAATGCATCTTCCTTGTTTTCGCTCAAATTAATTACGCAATTCGAAGTAACTACATCAACCGTTTCATCCTGCAAGGGAATATCCTCAATATACCCTTTGATGAATTCCACATTTTTCGCACCGCTTTTTTTCTTATTCTGATTTGCTAATTCCAGCATTTCATCCGTCATATCCAGCCCATAGACTTTTCCAGTTTCCCCTACATATTTTGAGGAAATCAGGACATCAATACCTCCACCGCTGCCTAAGTCAAGGACAGTTTCTCCTGGTTGTGAATTTGCAAGCACGAGGGGATTGGCGCACCCTAAAGAAGCATTAATCGCCTCAATGGGTATCCCCGCTGTGAAATCTTCAGAATAAAGAATGGACTCTTTTGCAGTATCGCCGCAGCAAGATGTTCCGCATCCGCAGGATGCCTTTGCATTTTCGCTTACCTTTTTCGCAATGGCACCATAATACGTTTTGATTTCATCCTGAATACTCTTTTCCATAAAAGATTACCTCCCTGTATTAGTTTTTCTAATAATTTGAATCTCTTAGCAACATTTGTTGCTTTCGACCGCATTTGTGAGAAGTTGTAAGCTCTCCATCACTTGGCTTCTTTTGTTTTCCGGAATTGAGTTGAAGATGCTCTTATAATACCCATTCATACTTTCTTCGATATTCTTGAATACGTTTCTGCCATTTTCAGTTAACTGAATAATTACATACCGTCTGTTTTCCGAATCTAAGTCCCGGAGAACCAAATCTGATTCCACCAGATTATTGATTGTCCGGCTCATTGTACTTTTATCCAATCCCAACAATCCAGCGAGATCAACTAATGAAATCTTTCCTTTTCGTCCAATTTCAACGACGGCATGGCACTGCGTAATTGTAACTCCACAACAAGAGGCATCGCTTTTTTCTAAAATGCCTAAATCTCTGACAAGTATCCGAATCAACTCTCGCAAGGTTTCACTTCCTTGGTTAATCATATCATCACCTCGGAATCATAATAACATACAACAGTTGCATTTTGCAACAGTTATTTTTTATTTTAGCAGACTATGAAAGAGAGGGTCTACCAACTCTTTCGTCATTTATTTTTCATATTTTTTTATTAACATCCCTAAACTTTTCTCAAAGGCTCTTTCAACACTTTTATGGTATCAGCAATAATCCGGATTTTATGCTCATTATAGTCCCTGATTATCTTCCAGCACATGGGAGGACTGTCGTTAATACTGTAAGCAGTACCTTCTTGACCACACTGGCTTTTTGATTGCAGTTTATGATGATACCATTACCTACTTGGAGCCAGCGGCACAGCTCATTGCATATGCCAGGAAAAAAGGGGAATCATCACGATCCATCCGGATACTGCGACAATTCCCCCATTACGATAAAAGTGGAACTCTGACGATCTATCCCCTATTATTCTTTTTCTGATGTTATTTTTTACTTAGAGTGAGAAGTTCCCCTTGATGGTCCACCATGACCCCTCCCTTGGACCATGAATAGAACAGACCTTCCCCTTGGCGGCAAGGTCATATTTTTTCTGGCTCAGTCGGAATTTCTCTGCGCCAGATAAAACATGTTGCTACTCTTACCGCCATTTTCCCTCCACCTTTGCTCCTTACGGATACGGCCGCTCTTTTCCAGGTCGGCAAGGGCACGTTTGACGGTACTTCGGGACAGTTTCATTTCTCTGGCGATGGTACCAATCGCCGGGTAGCATTTACCGTCCTTATCACAGCGGTCACGCAGATACATATATACCGCCACAGCCCGGTGCGGCAGCTCCGAGGAATACAGGGATGTATAATAGCCCATAGCTTCACCTCCTTATAGACTCCTGCTTTTGTTCAAACGGATCGAGATTGATCGCAGGCGCGGGCGTATGAAGCATCCCGCCTGATGGAGCCACCTCCCCCACAGCTTCCTCCGGAACATCCTCACAGGCGGCATTGCGGCGAATTATTTCTTCTTCCACTTTGCGCCGGTCGGCATATTGTACCTGCCGAGCAGACTGTTCGGCAATCTCATAGGGCTTGCCGAAGGTAATGCCCCAATCCAAAAACAGCTTTAAACGAGTACGCATGGGATAGGCTCCGGTCTTGGTGACGATAAAGTGGCCTTTGGGCATGGACTTGAGCTCATCCGCTGTCATTAGCGGGCGCTCGATCATCTGCAGACTCTGGCTGGGATCGTTTTTTCCCCGGCTGACAGAGCCGCTCATGATAGTCTTATTCCCCATGGCTTTCGACAAAATCTGCGCCGACTCACTGTTAGGTGCAAACCCGCCAAACACCGTGTCCTGGCAATTGTCGACTATAATGGCGGAACCCTCCCGACCATAGTTTTTTTCCAACTGAGCGAAGGATTGTATAATCGCCACTATGGACACCCGCCGCGAACGAGAGGCGCTGAACATCATCTCTGCAGACTCAATTTTTGGTATGGTTCCTATCTCATCTAAAAACATCATGACCCGGTTGGGGAGTTTCCCGCCGTGCTCGTCCGCCACTGACAGGATCTCTCTATAGAGCTGCTGGACGATCAGCGATATGATGAAATACTTCGTGTTATCTTCCTCCGGCATGACCAGGAAGATGGCGCTTTTTTTCGTGCAGAACTTCTCTGCGTCGATGGCCGTATCAAAACACATGATCTGTTCCAGTTCGGAATCCAGAAAAGCGTTGAGCCGGGACAGCGCCGTGGACAGAACACTCTGCATGGCCTGCTCTGCGGAATTGAGGGCCGCTCCTGCGAACCATTTGGTTTTATGATCATCCGGCAGGTGCGCCAAGAGCAGTTGGAACAGCGTCCGGCCCTTGACCCCGCTGGGCGCCAGCAGATCCTGAATGAGCTTGAATACCGATACGATATGGCGCTTCTGTGGCTCACAATATTCCGCAATGAGCAGGATGACGGACGTCAGGAGACCTTCTGCTGCATCGTAGAAGAAAGCATTCTGTCCTGCAGCCGCGGAATCAAAGCCGCCGGAGGTGATGATGGTCTTTGCGGTGATCTTGGCATATTTCTCTGCTCTGGCCTTGTAGGAGAGGTTCTGCGGATTGGCAAGATATAAGTCCATGTACCGGTTGACGAGATGAAGCAGGTTGTTTCCGTCCGAGCGGGTGGGGTTTCTCAGGTCGATGACGGCCACATCGTAGCCGTAGTGGTCTTTTGCGATGCCGGCGTAATTGCGGTAGAGGTCCCCCTTGGTGTCGGTCGTGACAAAGCTCATGCCGCAGGCGCAGGCGTATTCCAGATTGGGATAGAGAAAGTTGGCGGTCTTGCCGACGCCTGCGGCGCCAATCATCAGACAATGGATATCATCATCGTCTATCAGCGCGTAGCCGTGGGGAGCTGTTTTGTCAAACAGCGAGGCTCCCCGCCAGCCGACGATCAGTCCCTGGGCTTTTGGAAGGTTTTCTCCCTTGCGCCATTTCTCCGGCTCATAGCGTATTTCGGTATAAGTCTTTTGGATTTCTTTTTTTGTCGCCCATCGCGCCGTACCATGTTGACCGTCGCCCACGGTTTTGGACTTTATGCCGTTCAGCGTGTAGTAGTGCGCCAGAAGCGATAAAAAGCCGATGACGCCGAACATAGTCAGCGCCACCGCAATCAATGTGATTATTTGGGATGTTTGCAAAGAGATTCCTCCTTTACATGGTCATAGTAAAATTTTCGGCTTGCTCCTGTACCGGGCGCTGAGAGGGTGCTTCCAGTGCAAGGAACATCTGAGCCTTCACACAATCCAACGCAAGCTTCAAATAGGAATTCAGAAGTGCTTTTTGCTCGTCCAGCGTACGGATTCCGCTTGCCTGAGATTGCTGGGTTACCGCCTTTATATCTGTCCGGATATCCTCCGCTCTTGTGCGCATAAAACCCCGATCCTGATGTGGTTTGTATTCCGATTGGAGCCAGGTGACCACCTGTTCCATAAGAACCGGCCTCTCCATCTGCCTACAAAGTTTCTGTATGGAAAGCAGAACGCCAGCCGCTGTGAGCTGCAGCTGCAAGCTGATGTGCTCTGTGTTCTGAGCGGTCAGCTTTCCAGCTGCAAGCAGGGGCTTGAGCTTTTCGAATTGTTCCGTCAGCATGGCAGAGGCATCCTTTTGGGCCGAATTGAACTCACAGATATCTAGTAGCTGGGAACACATTTGTGGCAGCAGCTCCAGCTTCGGATGCTCCCCCGCAGGAATGGGTGTAATCCCATGCTTTGCCTTGAGATCCTCGTTCCAATCCTTAAATTCCGATTGTAAAACTTCGATTTCCATATAGGCAGGATCGTAGTATCCATGCTCACACAGAATGTCTTTTAATCTTCCGGTCGCTTCAATACCGGCCTCGTCATGGTCCAGGCACAAAACCGGGGTTTTGAGATGGGGATTCAGCTCCAGCTGACGGAGCATTGCGTGTTCCGACACACCGTCCAGCGTGACATAGCTGTGGTCTTTCCAGTCCTTCAAATGCAGGGTAATAAAAGACAGCATATCCACTGGTGCCTCAAACACATAGAGGGTGTCGCTTTTTCCGATCCAGTGGAAGCTGTATTTCGGGTCGCTGCCCTCCACGTTGCCCTTATAGGGTTCTCCCTTGGTGTAGGTACCACGCTTGTGGGCATGCCGTGGAACCCCGTTTTCATCCAGCCCTGTGAATACCGCATTGTGATATTCCTTATCCTCGTAGATCAGTTTTTCGTGCGCAAAGTGCGACAGCACCTCATGGCTGATAAACCGTTGCTTGATCAGATAGGCAAACACCCGGCGCATGTCCGGATTAGCCTCTGGCAGCGCAAAGGCTTTGCGGGGAGGCGGAGCGCTCTTGACAGTCTGATTCCACTCCACACCGGACTCGCCGCCGAGGAGAAACTGTACCGCCTCGGGGAAGCTGAGGTCATAGAACTGCTGCACAAAATCAATGGCGTGACCGCCTTCCTTTCTGGAATGCCGGAACCATTGGCTTCCGCGCACAGTCACACTGTCATACCGTTTCCACCGCCACTCCCGCCCGGCGCGGGTAAGCTGCTCACCCTGCCGCTGGAGGAAGTCCACCAGATCCACCGAGTTGGCCCGTTGTTTTTGCTCATCGGTAAAATGAATATACGCCATATAAAATCACCTCCTTTGTCAGCGCTTGCGTTTCCCGCAGCGCCGAAAAAAGGCCACCCGCTGATGAACGGATGGCCTGTACGACAGATGATTGAGTTTTGCGGAAAGCGGTTCTTTTTTCTGTAGCTGTTTTGTATATTGTTTCTGCATGGAAACCCTCCCTTTCGTTAATAGGTTTGCTTGAGTTCGTGATCGTCCGGGGCGTGACCCTGGGCAATCTTTTTCTGTCTGAGTTTGCGGCGCAGTTTGCTGTCCACCTGCATACCGGGACCTCCGGGGAGCTTTCGCTGTTCTTCATGAAAAATCCGGCTTAAGTGATGCAGAAGTCTTGTCGCCGCAAGAAAAAGAGACGGATCACGGAAGGAGTCCAGATGGTCGAGAAAAAACTGTGCATAGATGTTTCCCTGTTCTGCTGACAGGGTAAGCCACCGGATAGCTGCTTCCCGGTCATGGGGTACATCTCTGCCCATAAGGTACAATTTACCGGTGGCATATTGTGCGTACTGATTGCCTTGCTCCGCGGATGCGGTCAGCCATCGGATCGCAGATGCCACATCTTTGGGAACATCCTCTCCCGACAGATACAGCTTGCCAAGCCTATACTGCGCATACTGGTTGCCTTGCTCTGCGGATGCAGTCAGCCATTTCACAGCGGATGCCACATCCTTGGGGACATCCTCTCCCGACAGGTAGAGCTTGCTGAGCTGATACTGAGCGAATGAATTGTTCTGCACTGCTGCCTTCGTGAACAGTTCCACCGCCTTTGGAATGTTTTTCGGAATAACCTCACCGGAAAGATACAATTTTGCTAATGCATACTGTGCAAACTGATTTCTTAGGTCTGAGGAAAGCGTCAGCCATTTCATGGCGGACTCCACGTCTTTGGGGACAGCCTCATCCAGCAGGTAAATCTTGCCGAGAGCATATGCCGCATAGGAATTGTCCTGCTCCGCCGAGAGGGTGAACAAAGAAATAGCTTTCTGTATGTCTTTCTCAACATGGCTCCCGTCCCGGTAGAGCTTCCCGAGGGCGTATTGCGCCAGGTCATTGCCGTTTTCTGCGGCTTTCGTCAGCCATAGAATGGCTTGCTCTATATTCTCATGGCCGCTTTCCGTATCCAGATAGATTTTACCGAGCATGTACTGTGCATGAACGTTGCCGAGGCGGGCAGCCTTTTCAAAATACCCGATGGCTGCTTCCACATCTTTTTCCGTCCCTGTCCCGGTGTAGAGCATGTGTCCCAGGCGGTACTGGAGTTTATCATCGTGACTCTGTTCCTCCAGACTTTGAAAACCGTAAAAGGCTTCCTCGAAGTGCAGCTCCGCATCTTCTGCATTCTTTACGGTACCTACACCGTCCCGGTACATTTTCGCCAGCTCATAATCGGCATACGGCACACGCTGTCTGGCAGACCTGCGGTACAAATCGAAGGCGGTTTCAAAGCTCTGTTCCACGCCCTGTCCCCGGTAATACAATCCGGCAAGGGAGTATTGGGCATATTTGTGGTTTTGCGAGGCCGCCAGTTCAAACCAGCCGGCCGCTTCCTCGTAGTCCTGCGGTGTGCCAAGCCCCGCCGCGTACATTTTACCTATGCGATATTCCACATAGCGGTGCTTTTTCTCCGCTTCGATATCCTGAAATACGTTAAGAGCCTTGTGATACCAGCCGAATGCAGTATCGGCATCCATCTCCACACCGAGTCCATCTGCATACATCCTGCCGAGGTCATGCATGGCGAGGGCGTTGTTTGCTTCCGCTTCCTCCAAAAATAAGCGGAGGGCCTGCTCAAAGTCCGGCTCCGTGTCATCGCTACCATAGAGAAACGTGCGGGCCTCCTTGTAGCGGTCACTCCATTCGATATGGGGCTTGCCGGAAGCATTCTCATTGGATTCCGGGCGGGATGAATGCTCCGAAACAGAAGGCGGCATATCCTCGCCATCTTCCAACGGTTCCTCAATGGCCGGCGGTTGACTTTCCTCCGGCATCACGGAATCGGATTCTTCGTTTGCGGATTCCGCTTCTTCCTTTAATAATTGGTCTGCACTCTCATCGTCCTCAAAAGTAAAATGATGACTGCCGATGTTCATGGCTTCCGCGATCACCATATTTTTGAGGTTCTTAAACTCTTTCTGCTGTGAGAGAGGCAGCGGATCGGGGAGCTTATCCTTGTAGGTTCGAAGCACTTCATTGCGAAGCTCCTGCCACTTGGCGTAGGCTTCCGCTACCCGTGTATCCTTTGCCAACTCATCCACGATCTGATTGACGATGGCTTTTAAGGGTGCTTTAAGATAGCCGTACTGCTTTCTCCCAGCGGTGTGCTTCAGGCGCTCTGCAAGTTGTGACAGCAGATCCTCCACAGCAGTATTCTCACAGGCTCCCGACTGCATTTGCACCAGGATATCCTGCAGCGCATCCCGGCTCTGTTCGGTAAGCGCATTCCTTTGAACGGTCTGGTCGGAATAAATCTGAATGAGATCCTGCTGAAAGATTTCCCTTGCCAGGCCGCTCCGCATATTATCAATGGCAGACTTGCTGACATACCCTTTACGGGGATCGGCCGAATAAACAATCATATGGCAATGGGGATGATGCCCTTCGTTGTGAAAGGCCGCATACCAGCGCAGGTTTTCCGGAGCAATCTTCATTTGCTCGGCAAACACATTCCGCTGCTTGCGCAACAGTGCCATCCACGCAGCGGCGTTATCATAACCCAGCCGTGCGGCGTCCTCCCGCTGCAGAGAAATAATTGGCGTCCACACGTTTCCGGTGTGACTGCCGACTTCCTCTGCGACCTTTGACAGCACCAGCGGAGCATCCTCATCGGAAAACAGTCCGTGCGCTCCCAGCTTCTCCGCGCGGGGACGGGTGGCAATGTAATTGACATAAACCTCCTGATGGGCCAGCTGATCCAGGTTCTGATCCAATGCGGCGGTGATGAATTCCGAAGCGTTTTCCACGGTCGGCTGTTTCAGGTAATCTTCGTACTCAAATAAATCAGCCGTGTCGGGAAACTGCGAGAGAACGTTTGCCATGAGCTCCTTCTGCTTTTTTGAAGCGGGCAGTTTCCGGTTGCCCGGAGGGATTTTTTCCACGCCCTCCCGTGTCGCAATGTAGGTCACCAGATTTTCCAGATGCTCCGCGGCGTTTTTGATATACCTGCACTTGAAGATTATCCGCGGCATGGTTACTCACCCTTCTGGAATTTCGCCACATCCTCGAAGGTGACCGATCCAACGGATTTTTTCACATCCCCGATGCACTTGCCGCGTAAGCGCCGCAGGGTGTCCTCATCGAAATCCGCATTGGAGGCGAGGATGTTCATCATCATGGACATCTCCACAGTCAACTTGAAAATGAGACGCGCCATACGGTTTTCCAGGCTGTCCACCATGCCGGTCATGGCCGAGGTGATCGCAGCGGGGAGAAAACGCACACCTTCCTCCGCTGAGATATAGCCGCAGTAAAACTTGATTGCTTTTTCAATGAATTCACTCTGGCTCTGGCAATTGTCACGCTTGTACCAGTCCATCACAAGCTTTCGTGTTTCGGGGTACATCCATAAGGGAAATTTCTTTTTATTCTCGTTTTCTGTAGCCATCGAATTACCTTCCTTTCTGTTAAAAAGGGCTGCAACCCCTACTGCAGCTCTCCTTAAGTTCTTGATTTACGGTGCTTTCCAAGCGTTTCTCTGCACTTTGACCCCGAAGCCGACCCCAGGTGGTATAATCTGACCCCGGTGCAAAACGTTCCCCGCCCCGCATTGCGGGGCGGGGTGAGCCGGAGTGGGGGCGCTCTGCGACCCCGCTCCTTTAACCCGCATCGTTTTCGACCCCATGGTTCAGCCCTCTTTCGGTAGGGTTTTAGGTTTCTGCGAAGGGCGCTTTTTCTCTTTTCCCAAGCTCCTTCACAAAGCCCTTACACGGCGCATTGCCCGTCTTCAGGTGTTACGGTGCCACTCCTGCCGTCAAAAGCCGACACAGGGGCACACGGGCGGCAACAGCTGGCTGTCATTGCGGCAACTAAAATAAGCCCGGATATCTCCGGGTTGACAGTGTCATGTGGCCGGTTATGCCAGTCTTTTCGCGGCGGGCCGGTTGGAGTCGGCACCTTATTCCTCCAGTCCCAGGTATTCTGCCATAAACTGCTCACTTTGCAGGATTATTTGTTAGTACCCACAGCGCGAACAACAGAGATAAAAATACAATCGTATGCCGACTTTCTTAGCAACCTTTTTCTTTGCTTCACAGGTGCATTTCAGGAGCCTGAACAGGGTAGTCCTGAGAGGGCTCGCCTGTAAGCAGATACCAGTTCCCATCGATCTCATTGTAATTGCAGTTTTCGACAATCTGGTCCTTCAATTCCTCCCAGGGGATTGGAATTTCCGTACCCCGCACACCCGCATGAGCGGATAATTCGGTCAATGGTAGATTGGGTGAGATAGTAACATAACCGCCGGGTGACATTATCTGGATCATGTCGTGAGGATGTTCCTGCACAAACTGTTCCAGCGTAATCGGTTCTTTCATGAAGCATCGCCTCCTTTCTGGCTGTCGATATATTCTCGTACTTCGGCTGGAACATGTTTTTCATACAAAGCTTTGAGGGAAGCCTCCAGTCCGGCCTCTAGCGCTGTTTCATCGGGCATGCATTGCCGGAGAGCGCACAACTTCCCGGTATCATACTGAATTTGAATGGTTGACATTTTCAAGATAGGTTCACTCCTTTCTGCTTTTCTCAGAGGAAAGTGAGCCATGTTGGTGCATTTTCCGACCCTCCGTCATAGCGACGGCAGGAAAGTGAGCCAACATGGTTACAATTCCTCCAGCGCATGGATCAGGCTGCCGGGAAGATCGGACAACTGAACACCGGTATCCGTTTTCCCCGGCAGCGTGGTTGGCGATGGCAACTTGGCACTTTGCAGTTCATCCCGGACTGCCTGCCGGACGATCTGTTCCAGGTTCTCCGTCTGATGTGCCGTCAGGATACTGTTGACCACATACTCGGTGCGCTGCCGGCTGGCCTGCTGCGCAAACAGCGCTTCCGCTTCCCGATGCCTTGGGCTGTCCATATCGAAGGAAAGATAATATCGTTTTCGCTCGGCCATAGGCTCACCCCATCAGGAGCTTGTAGCCATCTGCGTTGGCGAACCGGTTCAGCACCGCCACCGTATTCAGGCCGCTCCCGTGCAACATGGGTTCAAGCAGTTCAGCGCCGCCGCCCGCGAACACCGTGGGGAGCCTCAGATCCAGTCCGCGCTCCCGCAGGGCGTTGAACAGTTCCTTGCAGTAAACTGCCACAGCCTGCTCCACCACAGTTTCAATCAATTTGCTGTCGGCATGTTGGATCTCCCCGCGGATGGCATCGGTGATGAGTTCATCCGACAGGAGGATGTCACTGCGCTGGAGCGTATCCTGAATCCGGCTGTACAGGGTGATGGTACCCATGCGCAGGCTGGCACAGCTCGACCTGTCCAGACGGAAGTCATGGAGCGTGAGGATATCCACCGTATAGCCGCCGATGTCCACCAGAGTGATGCTCCGGTAATCCTTCAGCTGCGGGTAATAGCGGCACAGCGCCGCATGCCCCTGGGCGAACACCTTGCACTCTTCAATATGGCAGCGGTAGAATGTTCCCTCGAACCGAAACGAGATATTGTCACGCAGGAAATACCTACGGAATGCTTCCTTCTGCATACCGTAACTGTCAATGGGCAGTCCCACGCCAAGGACGATTTCCGCGTTGGTGGTTCCTGCTTTTTTCATGGCATCCGCGATAGCCGGCAGTGTCAAAAGAAAAGCGTCCGGCTCCCTGGTCTTATCCTGTTGGAAGCGCATACGGCGTTCCCCGATGGCATAATATCTGCCCTCAAAAAAGAGCTGCATCTCCGGCGTGATGAATTCCTTGTCGCTTGCCGCATAGCCGGAGGCATAAAGCATCCCCTCCGAGGATTTGGTGTTGTAATTTCCGTTATCTATACCAAGTCGAATCATTTTCAGCACCTCCTTTTTCTTTTCTGCGATTTACATGCTCATAGTCATGCCCGGAGTTTCTTCTTCGCCGGGGCCTTCTGCTTCGGTCTGCGCTTCCGGAGAAGGAGGTATTTCAGGCGCAGCCTGCTCCCGCTGACGGCGGGTCTGACGCGCTGGACGTTCTCTGGAGGCAGGAGTCTGTTCAGCCTCCGATGCCTGCTCCTGTGCAGGAGTCTGTTCCATGCGGCTCTCCACGTACTCTCTTACTTGAGTGGGAACTACCTTCTCATAGGTCTTGTCGAGGTAATCCTTCAACTCCTGCTCAATGGTCTGTTCCTTTTTCTCCATGAAAAAACGGAGGGCATCCAGCCGCTCCGAAGGGAAAAGGACTTTTAATTCAGTCGTACTCATATTTTTTCCTCCTTATAATTTCAGGGTCATACCGGGTTCATCCGGCTCCGGTCTAACCCAGGTTTCATAATCTTCATTGGGGCAATCCCCAGCCAACATCAGAGAAAAATCAGCGAGACGCTGGGGATCTACTCCTGCGCATTCCGCCTGAATACCATAAATACCATGAAACACACGCACCACCTGTGTATTCAAAACATCGCCCCATTCCTGTTTTCCGGCATCGGTTAGGGTGTCGGAAGCCAGGTATACGATGGTGGCCGGCTCCATGTCCACCTCATGATGAACAAGGTGGAAATCCTCAATAGGTACCCTGATTAAATCTTTTAAGCGAAACACATCGTCGGGAATTCCGGAGGAGAGCTTTTCTTTCTCGTCGAGATTCGGACAGTAATCGAGATAGAAGGTCATGTCATAGCCATCCTCCATCGGTTCCACTTCCGCCATCTCCGGTCTTGCTTCCATGATGGAAAGCAGCATAGCACCGATACCGTTGTCAAAGTTAAGGGTGGCATCGTACTGCTCTTTGATCTCATCAAAATAAACAGCCCATGTGCCATTGGAGGTATTCTGTGTACCATCCCTGATGATCTGGTCTGCGAGCTTACCCAACCGAACCGTGATAAAATCTCTTGCCCCCGGCAGGAGGCTGGCATACCTGGCATAGTCATATCCTTCACTCTGAATAAGAACACCCTCGGAATTATTTTTTTCCAACACCAGTAAACAATGATTCAGGCCGTTTCCATCCATCAGCATGAAGTCCGCACTCTCTGCAATAAAGCCGGTATCCCGGAGCAGATTGTTTTTGAACTGCCGGTATTCTTCTTCCGACAATTCCACAATTTTTTCAATCACACAGTCCCTTACGGGGAATTCATTGGTCTTTCTTTCAAAGACTGCCTGTAAATTCAGCATATTGTTCTCCTTCCTTTTCCTGCCTATGGCAGATAGTTTCTTGGATTTTTTGCTGTACCGTTTACTCTCACCTCAAAGTGCAGGTGGTTTCCGGTGCTCTTTCCGGTGGAACCCACCCTTGCGATGACATCTCCGGCCTTTACGGTCTGCCCCTCGCTGACCAGAATCTCTGAACAATGACCATATAGCGTGACCAGCCCGCCGCCGTTATCGATGGTCAGGTGATAACCATATCCTGTAGTTCCATAGCTCACGGTTTCCACTGTGCCGTCTTTAGCTGCCCGGATTGCCGTGCCCTTAGCAGCGCCAAGGTCAATACCGTCATGTCCGGCCCATTCTCCTGTGACGGGGTCAGTTCTGCCGCCGAATTCCGAAGTTACCATGGACCGCCAACCGCTCCCAAGCGGAGAGACAAATCCACTTGCGGATGCTGTTTTAGACGCTTCGGCATATGGCCTTGCGTACAGAACCTGTTTATCCGCATCGAACAGGCTACGGTATACTTACTTGCCACGGGAGGATGATGCGTCCACCACCATACCGTCCCCGGCGTAAATCCCCACATGCGTAATATTGAGATATCGTCCGTTTACCTTGTGGCTCCAGAACACGAGATCCCCCGGAGCCAGGTCTGATTTGGAGATGGTCAGGCCGTTATCCACGCAATATTTGCCCTGCGCAGCGGCGGTGCCGGGGAGCTTGACTCCCAGCTGGCGGTACACCGATTGCACCAGATAGCTGCAATCGGTGTAATCGCCAGAACCTCGAAGCTCCTGGGAATACGGATCTCCCAGACGGTCCAGGGCAATCTGAACAGCCTCAGAGCCTGTTTCGCCCACCGGCAGGTCGTAGAACAGATCCGCCAGCTGCTCCGGTGTCCAATCCGACCACTGGTCAAAACTATCGCCTTCTCCCGGCGCTCCTGTTCCATACAGCGCCCTATAGTAGATTTCTGAGGCGTTGGCCTTATTCTCATAGGTAATCTCCCGGCCAAGGGTACTTTCAAGATTTGCATAGATTTCAGGCAGGGAGTCAATCGGAACAGCCACGGTATACGTTTCTTCGGTTTCATTACCGTCTGCATCCGTCACGGTGCGGGTGCGTT
This region of Clostridium sp. BNL1100 genomic DNA includes:
- the arsM gene encoding arsenite methyltransferase, which codes for MEKSIQDEIKTYYGAIAKKVSENAKASCGCGTSCCGDTAKESILYSEDFTAGIPIEAINASLGCANPLVLANSQPGETVLDLGSGGGIDVLISSKYVGETGKVYGLDMTDEMLELANQNKKKSGAKNVEFIKGYIEDIPLQDETVDVVTSNCVINLSENKEDALGEAYRVLKKGGRLAIADIVQLKEVSDEIRESIQMWVGCISGALTVEDYKRILKKVGFKEIEITPVNIYTKDVIKDIAESKNLGDIYSKMDETALDGAFAGAHVKAYK
- a CDS encoding MarR family transcriptional regulator, with product MINQGSETLRELIRILVRDLGILEKSDASCCGVTITQCHAVVEIGRKGKISLVDLAGLLGLDKSTMSRTINNLVESDLVLRDLDSENRRYVIIQLTENGRNVFKNIEESMNGYYKSIFNSIPENKRSQVMESLQLLTNAVESNKCC
- a CDS encoding helix-turn-helix domain-containing protein — translated: MGYYTSLYSSELPHRAVAVYMYLRDRCDKDGKCYPAIGTIAREMKLSRSTVKRALADLEKSGRIRKEQRWRENGGKSSNMFYLAQRNSD
- a CDS encoding VirD4-like conjugal transfer protein, CD1115 family, with the protein product MQTSQIITLIAVALTMFGVIGFLSLLAHYYTLNGIKSKTVGDGQHGTARWATKKEIQKTYTEIRYEPEKWRKGENLPKAQGLIVGWRGASLFDKTAPHGYALIDDDDIHCLMIGAAGVGKTANFLYPNLEYACACGMSFVTTDTKGDLYRNYAGIAKDHYGYDVAVIDLRNPTRSDGNNLLHLVNRYMDLYLANPQNLSYKARAEKYAKITAKTIITSGGFDSAAAGQNAFFYDAAEGLLTSVILLIAEYCEPQKRHIVSVFKLIQDLLAPSGVKGRTLFQLLLAHLPDDHKTKWFAGAALNSAEQAMQSVLSTALSRLNAFLDSELEQIMCFDTAIDAEKFCTKKSAIFLVMPEEDNTKYFIISLIVQQLYREILSVADEHGGKLPNRVMMFLDEIGTIPKIESAEMMFSASRSRRVSIVAIIQSFAQLEKNYGREGSAIIVDNCQDTVFGGFAPNSESAQILSKAMGNKTIMSGSVSRGKNDPSQSLQMIERPLMTADELKSMPKGHFIVTKTGAYPMRTRLKLFLDWGITFGKPYEIAEQSARQVQYADRRKVEEEIIRRNAACEDVPEEAVGEVAPSGGMLHTPAPAINLDPFEQKQESIRR
- a CDS encoding DUF3991 domain-containing protein, with the translated sequence MAYIHFTDEQKQRANSVDLVDFLQRQGEQLTRAGREWRWKRYDSVTVRGSQWFRHSRKEGGHAIDFVQQFYDLSFPEAVQFLLGGESGVEWNQTVKSAPPPRKAFALPEANPDMRRVFAYLIKQRFISHEVLSHFAHEKLIYEDKEYHNAVFTGLDENGVPRHAHKRGTYTKGEPYKGNVEGSDPKYSFHWIGKSDTLYVFEAPVDMLSFITLHLKDWKDHSYVTLDGVSEHAMLRQLELNPHLKTPVLCLDHDEAGIEATGRLKDILCEHGYYDPAYMEIEVLQSEFKDWNEDLKAKHGITPIPAGEHPKLELLPQMCSQLLDICEFNSAQKDASAMLTEQFEKLKPLLAAGKLTAQNTEHISLQLQLTAAGVLLSIQKLCRQMERPVLMEQVVTWLQSEYKPHQDRGFMRTRAEDIRTDIKAVTQQSQASGIRTLDEQKALLNSYLKLALDCVKAQMFLALEAPSQRPVQEQAENFTMTM